Part of the Nakamurella alba genome is shown below.
GACTATTCCACCGGATCGGTCGGGATCGGAGCCACAGCAACGATCTGGGGCGCGATCGCCAGACGCTATGTCAACGGCCGGTTCGACGCAGGTGGATCCGGGAGGCAGTGGGCACTGGTCGGTGACGCCGAGCTGGACGAGGGCGCGGTCTGGGAGGCGGTCCTCGACCCGATGGTCGCCGGGCTGGGCGAGATCGTCTGGGTCGTCGACCTCAACCGGCAGTCCTTGGACCGGGTCCTGCCGGGGTCCGGGGCGGATCGGCTGGCGGGGATGTTCGCGGCGGCGGGCTGGCAGGTGCTCCCGGTGAAGTACGGCGGGCTGTTGACCTCGCTGTTCGACGGTCCCGGTGGACAGGCCTTGCGCCGACGTCTCGACGGGATGAGCAACGCCGAGTACCAGCGGTTCCTCCGGCACAAGGCCGAGGACGTTCGCTCGTTGCTGCCGGGCGTCGACGGGACCGACGCGGCCGACATCGTGGCTGCGACAGCAGCTCTGGCCGACTCCGAACTGCTTGCGGCCCTCCGCGACCTGGGCGGGCACGACGTGGCCGCGCTGTCGGCGGCGTTCGACCTCATCGACGACACCAGACCGACCGTGGTCCTTGCCTGGACCGTCAAAGGACACGGCCTGGCGACCGAGGGGCATCCGCAGAACCACTCCGCGCTGCTCACCCCGGCCCAGCTGGATGCACTGGCCGCCCGGGTCGGTGGCGTCACCCGCGCAGATCCGTGGCAGCGGTTCGATCCCAGGAGTCCCGCCGGTCGGCTGTGCGACAGAGCCGCGACCCGCCTGGCGCGTACACCGGGCAGCCCGGTGCGGCCGCCCGCGGTTCCGACCGACCTCGGGCGCACCCCGGGCGGTACGGGCACCACCCAGGCGGCACTGGGTCGCACCCTGCTCGACCTGCGGCGTGCCGCCCCCGAGGTCGGTGCACGGGTGGTGACCGTGAGCCCGGACGTCAGCTCCAGCACCAATCTCGCCGGTTGGCTCAACAAGGTCGGCATCTGGTCGCCCGATCCTCAGCGCAACTGGTTCACGGACGACCCGGAGACGATCCTGCACTGGCGGGAGCAGCAGCACGGTCAGCACATCGAGCTGGGCATCGCGGAGGCGAACCTCGTCGGGGCGATCGGCGAGTTGGGTGCGACGTGGAGCCGTTGGGGCGCACCGATCCTGCCGATCGGGGTGCTCTACGACCCCTTCGTGACCCGTGCCCTCGAGCCATGGTCGTACGGCATCTACGCGGGCGGACAGTCGATCCTGGTCGGAACCCCTTCGGGTGTCACCCTCGCGGCCG
Proteins encoded:
- a CDS encoding transketolase-like TK C-terminal-containing protein, with product MVDHANRDRADPSGLKVGGHQASSASIATIMTTLWMHHLRPEDRVSVKPHASPMLHALEFLLGALEARHMTTLRQFGGLQSYPSRTKDPVPADYSTGSVGIGATATIWGAIARRYVNGRFDAGGSGRQWALVGDAELDEGAVWEAVLDPMVAGLGEIVWVVDLNRQSLDRVLPGSGADRLAGMFAAAGWQVLPVKYGGLLTSLFDGPGGQALRRRLDGMSNAEYQRFLRHKAEDVRSLLPGVDGTDAADIVAATAALADSELLAALRDLGGHDVAALSAAFDLIDDTRPTVVLAWTVKGHGLATEGHPQNHSALLTPAQLDALAARVGGVTRADPWQRFDPRSPAGRLCDRAATRLARTPGSPVRPPAVPTDLGRTPGGTGTTQAALGRTLLDLRRAAPEVGARVVTVSPDVSSSTNLAGWLNKVGIWSPDPQRNWFTDDPETILHWREQQHGQHIELGIAEANLVGAIGELGATWSRWGAPILPIGVLYDPFVTRALEPWSYGIYAGGQSILVGTPSGVTLAAEGGAHQSVLTPSIGLELPGCTTWEPAFVQDAEWCLLAALGGLGRSDGRSAYLRLSTRPIEQALARIPAEPAARERRRRHVVAGAYALQRSAAPVVTLVGMGAVVPEVLSAAATLDVMGFPCDVLCVTAPGELFRAVQARRGRTSAESWILDSVFPANRARPMVTVVDGHPHTLAFLAGIHRVAAVHLGVTDFGQSGDLASVYAHHGLDSGSVVAAALDLVD